In Planctomonas sp. JC2975, the genomic stretch CACCACGTATCGCGAAGGCATCGTCGCGAAGAAGTACAAGGGCCTTCAGGGCCTGGTCAAGGCACGCGGCATCACAACCGTCGAGGGCGAGGGCCGTCTCGTCGCGCCGAAGACCGTGCGGGTGGGCGACGTCGACTACGTCGGCAAGAACATCGTGCTCGCGACCGGCTCGTACTCGCGTTCGCTGCCAGGGCTGGAGATCGGCGGCCGCGTCATAACCAGCGAGCAGGCTCTCGAGCTCGATTTCGTTCCGAAGAAGGTCGCCGTCCTCGGCGGCGGTGTCATCGGCGTCGAGTTCGCCAGTGTGTGGAAGTCGTTCGGCGCCGAGGTCACCATCATCGAGGCGCTCCCCCATCTCGTTCCCAACGAGGACGAGTCGATCAGCAAGTCCCTCGAGCGCGCTTTCCGTCGCCGCGGGATCGACTTCCGCCTCGGCATCCGCTTCCAGGGCGTGACGCAGAACGACGACGGCGTCGTTGTGACGCTGGAGAACGGTGACACCGTCGACGCCGAGCTGCTGCTCGTCGCGGTCGGCCGCGGACCCGTCACGGCCGGGCTCGGATACGAGGAAGCCGGCGTCACCGTCGACCGCGGATTCGTGATCACCGATGAGCGCCTCCACACCAGCGTGGAGGGCGTCTACGCCGTCGGCGACATCGTGCCCGGACTGCAGCTCGCGCACCGCGGATTCCAGCAGGGCATCTTCGTCGCGGAGGAGATCGCCGGCCTGTCGCCAATCGTCGTGTCGGATGTGAACATCCCCAAGGTCACGTACTGCGACCCGGAGGTCGCGTCGATCGGACTGAGCCAGGCGAAGGCCGAGGCGGAATACGGCGCAGAGAACGTGACGTCGTACGACTACAGCCTCGCAGGCAACGGCAAGAGCGAGATCATCGGCACCACGGGTTCGATCAAGGTCGTGCGCGTCAACGACGGACCGGTCGTCGGCATCCACATGATCGGTGCACGTGTCGGAGAGCTCATCGGAGAGGCGCAGCTCGCCGTGAACTGGGAGGCGTACCCCGAGGACATCGCGCCGTTCATCCACGCGCACCCCACCCAGAACGAGGCTCTCGGCGAGGCGTTCCTCTACCTCGCAGGCAAGCCGCTGCATGCGCTGTGACCACGGCGCCGGGCCGGGCACTGCAATAAGCTTTCGTATCGAATCGCATTCTTAAAGGAGACATAGTCATGAGCGAATCCGTCAGCCTCCCGGCACTCGGCGAGAGTGTCACGGAAGGCACGGTAACCCGCTGGCTGAAGCAGGTGGGCGACCGCGTCGAGGTCGACGAGCCGCTGCTCGAGGTATCGACCGACAAGGTGGACACGGAGATCCCGTCGCCTGTCGCCGGTGTCATCGAGCAGATCCTCGTGCAGGAGGACGAGACCGTCGAGGTCGGAACTCCGCTCGTGACGATCGGTGACGGCTCGGGCGCTGGTGCCGAGGCACCTGCCGCCGAGCCGCAGGCGGAAGCCGAGGCGCCCGCAGCTCCGGCCGAGCAGGCCGCCCCTGCGACTCAGGAAGCCCCTGCCGCCCAGGAAGCCCCTGCGTCCCAGGAGGCAGCGCCGGCGCAGCCGGTCGCTGCGGCTGAGCCCGCGCAGGCGCAGGTTTCACCGGCGGCCGAGGTTCCGTCCGCCGCCGCAGAGACTCCGGAGCAGGCGCCCGCGCCGGCTCAGGTGGAGCAGCCGCCTGCTGCGCCGGCTCCTGCTGCGCCGGCTCCTGCTGCGCCGGCTCAGGTGGAGCAGCCGCCTGCTGCGCCGGCTCCTGCTGCGCCGGCTCCTGCTGCGACCGCTCCTGCTGCGCCGGCTCCTGTTGCTTCGGCTCCGGCTGCCCCGGCCCCCGTTGCTTCGGCTCCTGCTGCCCCTGCCCCGGCGCCCGCAGCCCAGGCGCCTGCTGCTTCCGGATCCCATGCGGGATCCGGCTACGTCACCCCGATCGTGCGCAAGCTCGCGAACGAGCAGGGCGTTGATCTCGCGGCCGTCACCGGCACGGGCGTCGGCGGGCGGATCCGCAAGCAGGACGTGCTGAGCGCGGGCACTGCGGCTCCTGCGGCAGTGGCTCCGGCCAGCACGAAGCTCGAGACGTCCCCACTGCGTGGAACCGTGCAGCCGATGTCCCGACTCCGCAAGGTCGTCGCCGACCGCGCCGTCGTGTCGCTGCAGAACTCCGCTCAGCTGACGACCGTCGTCGAGGTGGACGTCACCAAGGTGGCAGGGCTGCGCACCCGTGTGAAGGGCGAGTTCGAGAAGGCGGCCGGAACGAAGCTGTCGTTCCTTCCGTTCTTCACGCTGGCTGCCGCCGAGGCGCTGAAGGCGTACCCGGTGATCAACGCGACGGTCGACGGCGACAACATCGTCTATCCGGATCACGAGAACATCTCGATCGCCGTCGACACCGAACGCGGATTGCTGACCCCTGTGGTGCGGGACGCGAGCGGCCTGACGATCGCCCAGCTGTCGCAGCAGATCTCCGACCTCGCTCAGCGCACCCGTGACAACAAGCTGAAGCCGGATGAGCTCGCCGGAGGCACGTTCACCGTCACGAACACGGGATCCCGTGGCGCGCTGTTCGACACTCCCCTGGTGTTCCTCCCACAGGTCGCCATCCTCGGCACGGGCATCGTGACGAAGAAGCCCGTCGTCGTCCAGGCGGACGGCACGGACTCGATCGCCATCCGCTCGACCGTGTACCTCGCGCTTTCTTATGACCACCGCATCGTGGACGGGGCGGATGCCGCTCGGTTTCTCGTCGCGGTCAAGAACCGCCTCGAGGAAGCCGCGTTCGACAACGACCTCGGAATCTGACTCCGATCGCGTAACCCGCGCCATCAACGACGTCAGTCTTCGAAGAATGCACGAAGACGCCAGCCGGCTTCGGTCCTGATCACCAGGAGCGAAGCCGGCTTCGTCGTCTCCGCATCATCGGGCGCGACGGCGATGACGGATGTGGCTCCCATCGACTCGATCAGTGACAGCCGCGCCTCGGTCGGCGTGTCCGTTGGCCGGCCACCTCGAGCCATGAGTGCGATGTCCGCCTCGAGCAAGGGCGAGCCCTCCTGATCGACGTCGGCGAGACATCCGGATTCCGAGCGAGCGAAGCACGTGGACCGGCGCTTCAGGAGCGCGGCTGCAGCTTTCACGGGGTCGTCATCCGGCGAGGATTCGCGGGACGCCGATGCCGGCGGAGTGGACGTCGACGGCGAACCGGTGCGGGCAGACGTCGTCCCAGCGGATGTCCGTGCCGACGGCGTCGGCGCAGCGCGCGAGTCGGCCGTGCCTGCGGGCGCCATCGTCGGTGCGGACGTCTGTGCGTTGCCGGCCGGAGGCCCGGGCATGGCGAAGAGTGCGAGCGCTGTCAGCGCGGCAGCCGCACCGATCCCCACGACCACCGCCCGCCTTCGACCGTGCAGCAGACGGCGCAGCGGATCCGAGAGCACGGCGCCGATCCCCTGCTCCATCGCGGCGGCGACGAGATGCGATCCGTGTCGCCAAGCGGCCGATTCCCGGCCTTCAGCGCTCGTCGGCGCCGTGCTCTGGCGTCGTCGATCGACGCCGGGCACGACGGTTCGGTCGCCGGCCTCTGCGCTGCGGGCCCGGCCGGTGCTGACGGGTCCGGCTGGACCCAGCGCGAAGAGTGCCTCCTCGGCGTTCGCGATCGCCGTCCTCTCGCCGCTGTCCGCGGCCATCAGCGCTCGCAGTCCGCCCCGAACGTTCGCGATCGCCGCGTCGGTTGCTCCTTCGGACCCCACGACGACGGACTCGATGACGGTCGCAGCGGCCCCCCAGTCGGCCGACATCCGCTGGCCGGTGGAGCGGAGTGCTCCGCCGAATCCGATCAGAACGGGACACCCTGCCGCATCGAACAGGATGTTCGTCGCCGTCACCGCACCGTGCGTCCAGCCCGAGCGATGGACCGCGGCGACCGCTCGAACGATGGACACCCCGATCGTGACCGCTTCCGCCACGTCGATGAAGTCCCTGTCGCGCAGCCAGGACGCCAGGGAAGGGCCGTCGAGCCGTTCCAGTACGACGCACGACGGATGGTCGGCACCCACCGCGACATCCAGGATGCGCACCACATGCGGATCGTCGAGCGCCGAGAGGCACTCGACCTCGTGACATTCCTCCGCAGAGGCGTCGTCGAGAGCGGAATCGTCGGAGTTCCTGCGCATCTTGACGACGACCTGGCCGTCGTCGCCGGTTGCGAGATAGCAGACGCTGCGCGTGCCGGACCCGAGAGTACGGAGCAGGCGGTATCCGCCGACTTGAGTGCGCACTGTCGCCGGGGCCGATGCATCGCCAGCTGCAGGATGCGGATCGCGCCGCCGTGCGTGCCGCTGCGTGCGCGGTTGGGTGCGTCGTGACATGGACAGCAGGATTCCTGGTCCACCGGGCCGGATGCCCGTCAGGACCTCACTCTGTGCACCCAGGGCGCTGGTGGAACATGAGGACGACGAGACCCACGTAGACTTGCCGCCGTGATCGACTACGTCGACACGGGGCTAAGCGCCAACTCCGTGCCGTATCTCGTCGCCCTCGACCAGCAACGCGCTGTGCACGCTGCTGTCGTCGACGGGCGGGCGCCCGACACCGTCCTCCTCCTCGAGCACGAGTCCGTGTACACAGCGGGCAAGCGCACCGAACCCGACGAACGGCCTGCCGACGGCACGCCGGTGATCGATGTCGACCGTGGAGGCAAGATCACCTGGCACGGGCCGGGGCAGCTCGTGGGGTACCCGATACTCCGCCTGCCTGAACCCATCGACGTGGTCGGCTACGTGCGCCGTCTGGAGGGCATGTTGATCGACGTGCTCGCCGACCTGGGCGTCGACAGCCACCGGGTCGAGGGCCGCAGCGGTGTCTGGGTGTCGCAGGAGGGGCCGGACGCGAAGATCGCGGCCATCGGCATCCGCGTCGCCTCCGGTGTCACGATGCACGGGTTCGCGCTGAACTGCAGCAACGACCTCGCGCCCTATGACCGCATCGTCGCCTGCGGGATCCGCGACGCCGGTGTGACGACGATCTCCAGGGAGCTCGGCCGGACAGTAACTCCTCAGGATGCCGCGCCCGTCGTGCGGGCGCACTTCGACGCTGTGATCGGCGTCGTCGCATGACGGCCGCACCTGAGGGGCGCAGGATGCTGCGCCTCGAGGCACGCAACGCCGAGACGCCGATCGAGCGCAAGCCCGAGTGGATCAAGACGCGTGCTCGGATGGGTCCGGAATACACGCAGCTGCAGAACCTCGTGAAGTCCGAGCAACTCCACACGGTCTGCCAGGAGGCGGGCTGCCCCAACATCTACGAGTGCTGGGAGGACCGCGAGGCCACGTTTCTTATCGGCGGCAGCCAGTGCACCCGACGGTGCGACTTCTGCCAGATCGACACGGGGAGGCCTGCTGACTTCGACGCTGACGAGCCTCGGCGCGTCGGTGAGAGCGTCGCCACGATGGGCCTGCGCTACGCGACGGTCACGGGAGTCGCGCGCGACGACCTGCCTGACGAGGGCGCGTGGCTCTACGCGGAGACGATCAGGGAGATCCACCGCCAGGCACCGGGAACGGGTGTGGAGATCCTCGTTCCGGACTTCAGCGGACGGCCGGAGCACCTCGGGCAGGTGTTCGACGCGGCACCCGAGGTGTTCGCACACAACGTGGAGACCGTGCCGCGACTTTTCAAGCGCATCCGTCCCGCGTTCCGCTACGAGCGATCGCTCGACGTGATCACCCAGGGTCGCGACGCGGGAATGATCACGAAGTCGAACCTCATCCTTGGCATGGGCGAGGAGCGGCACGAGGTGAGCGAGGCGCTGGTGCATCTGCGGGACGCGGGGACCGACATCCTCACCATCACGCAATACCTGCGTCCGAGTCCACGGCACCTCCCGGTGGCACGGTGGGTGCGGCCGGAGGAGTTCGTCGAGTTCAAGGAGGAGGCCGAGGCACTCGGATTCCTCGGTGTGCTCGCCGGTCCCCTTGTGCGGTCGTCGTATCGCGCCGGGCGTCTGTGGGCTCAGTCGATGGCGGCGAAGGGCCGCGAGATCCCGGCTGCGATGCAAGCGTTGGCGGATGCCTCGCTCGGCTTCGCGCAGGCAGTCTGACGCGTCCGTGTCCGAAGCAAGTGCACCCGCATTTTCGCAGGTGTTGACCCGGTATTCTTTTCTCCATGGCACGTAAGGATTCGGCAGCGACGAAGGAACCCGGCCGCATCAAGCAGATGTGGCAGGTGTTCCAGATGACCCGTCGTTACGACGCACGGGCTCCCTGGTACATGCTCGGCACGCTCCTGCTCGGCGCCGTCATCGGCGTGGTGCTGGCACTGACGATCACGGGCGGCAACGTCTTCTCGATCGTGCTGTGGATCCTGGCGGGCGTGCTCGCCGGAGCCCTCGGCGGGATCCTCGTCCTCGGCCGTCGTGCGGAGCGAGCCGCCTATTCGCAGATCGAGGGACAGCCCGGTGCTGTCGGCGCCGTGCTGCGCAGTTCGCTGAAGCGTTCGTGGCGCGGCAGCGAGATGCCGGTGGCAGTGAACGGTCGTACGCGTGATGCCGTGTACCGTGCGGTCGGCCGTGGCGGCATCGTCCTGATCGGCGAGGGGCCGCAGACGCGCACGCGCAAGATGGTCGACGACGAGAAGCGCAAGATCGCGCGCATCGTTCCGAACGTGCCGATCAACGTGTTCTCCGTCGGTCCCGATGCGGATGCCGTTCCCCTGCACAAGCTCGCCGGTCGGATGGCCAAGATCAAGGTCGCGCTGACGAAGCCCGAGGTGCTCGCGGTGGACAACCGGTTGAACTCGCTCGGCACGCAGATGCCGATCCCGAAGGGTGTCGACCCGCTGAAGGTTCGTCCGCAGCGGGCTCGCTGAAGAAATCTGAGCGGATGTGCGGCGGTCGAATCGACCGCCGCACATCCCATTTCGGGCCGGAAGGCTCAGGTGCGGATCAGCACCGTTCCCGCGACCTTGTCGTGGAATCCGCGCTGATCGGAGTCCCACACGATCGCCGGAATGACAACGCACAGCAGAACGGTGCGCACCAGCGGACGCCACAGACCCGCCCACTTGCCGTTCAGCGCGACCAGGCGAAGCCCGACGAGGCGGTGTCCGATGCTCCCCCCGATCGTCGGGATGAAGACGTACTGGAGCAGGGCGAAGATGCCGAGGGTCGCCCAGCTGTCGTAGTGCGCGAATGCGAGGGAGAGCAACGATGCGATCGCCCAGTCGATGACGAGTCCGAGGATGCGTCGCCCGGCTCGTCCAACCGAGCTCGGACCGCTCTCGGGAAGCCCGAGGCGCTCCCCTGGATAGTGACTGGGGGCGAGGTCACCGAAACGGCGCGGCGGCGTGGAGCTGGACACCGGGCGAGTCTATCCGCGCACCACGAGAGACTCCGCCGTTCATGGTCATCGACCATGCGGACGAGTTCGCCGATGCACCTGCTCGAGCGGCATGGATCGGCAGCCTCCACGTAACATCCCGGAAACAATCGCGATACGGTGGGGAAACCGCTGGCACCTAGCCTTGCAGCGGCTGCTCGCGCAGTCCGACCCGCCTCCCGACACTCGCTTGGAGATTCCGCATGTTCAGTGATTCTTCCGAGGTGCTCAAGTTCATCAAGGACACGGACGTCAAGTTCCTCGACATCCGTTTCACCGATCTTCCCGGTGTGCAGCAGCACTTCAACATTCCCGCCTCCACTGTCGATGAGGAGTTCTTCTCCGTCGGGCAGCTTTTCGACGGCTCGTCGATTCGCGGATTCGCGTCGATCCACGAGTCCGACATGCAGCTGATCCCCGACGTGACGACGGCGTACATCGACCCGTTCCGCGCCGAGCGCACGCTGATCATGGTGTTCGACATCTTCAACCCGCGCAACGGCGAGGTGTACGGCAAGGATCCGCGCCAGGTCGCCAAGAAGGCGGAGAAGTACCTTGCTTCCACCGGTATCGCCGACACCGCGTTCTTCGCCCCAGAGGCCGAGTTCTACATCTTCGACGATGTGCGCTACGAAGTGAAGCAGAACGGCGCCTTCCACATCGTGGACTCCGAAGAGGCGGCCTGGAACTCCGGTCGCACCGAAGAGGGCGGCAACCTGGGCAACAAGACCCCGTACAAGGGCGGCTACTTCCCCGTGTCCCCTGTCGACAAGACGGCGGATCTGCGGGACGACATCTCACTCAAGCTGATCGACGCCGGCCTCGAACTCGAGCGTGCGCACCACGAGGTGGGCACCGGCGGACAGCAGGAGATCAACTACCGCTTCGACACGATGGTGCACGCGGCGGACGACATCCTGAAGTTCAAGTACATCGTCAAGAACACCGCGGAGCAGTGGGGCAAGACCGCCACGTTCATGCCGAAGCCGCTGTTCGGCGACAACGGCTCAGGCATGCACACGCACCAGTCGCTGTGGAACGAAGGCAAGCCGTTGTTCTACGACGAGGCCGGCTACGGAGGTCTGTCGGACCTCGCGCGCTGGTACATCGGCGGCATCCTGAAGCACGCTCCGGCGCTGCTCGCCTTCACGAACCCGACGGTCAACTCCTACCACCGTCTGGTCCCGGGCTTCGAGGCTCCGGTCAACCTGGTGTACTCGGCCGGCAACCGTTCCGCGGCCATCCGCATCCCGATCACGGGTACGAACCCGAAGGCCAAGCGCATCGAGTTCCGCGCCCCCGACGCTTCGGGCAACCCGTACCTCGCGTTCGCTGCTCAGCTGATGGCCGGCATCGACGGCATCCGCAATCGCATCGAGCCGCACGAGCCGGTCGACAAGGACCTCTACGAGCTCCCGCCCGAGGAGGCGAAGTCGATCCCGCAGGTTCCGGGAACGCTCGACGCCGTGCTGGACGCTCTCGAGGCCGACCACGACTTCCTCACCGCAGGCAACGTGTTCACCCCGGAGCTCATCGAGACCTGGATCGATTACAAGCGCGAGAAGGAGATCAAGCCCCTCGCGCAGCGTCCGCACCCGTTCGAGTTCGAGCTCTACTACGGCGTGTAGCTAGATCACTGGGCAGAAGCGGCGCTAGTCCGCACTGAGTCCGCACGAGCAGCGAGAACATCCGCGACCGCTGCTCGTGCGGACTCGTCTTTGTCGGGCCACATGTGGCCGTACGTGTCGAGCGTCGTCTTCGCGGACGCATGCCGAAGCCGCGCCTGCACCGTCTTGATGTCGAGACCTGCCGCGATCAAGAGCGACGCGAAGTAGTGCCGAAGGTCGTGGATCCGGAACCCGTCTGGAAGACCTTCGACGGTCTTGCGAGCACGGATCCAGTGCGTCTCGATCGTGTACGGCGCGATCGGCCGGCCGATCTCGGACACGACGAGCGTGCTACTCCCCCACTCCGCCGGTATCCGATTCAGCATCAGTGCGAGCTCGTGTGGAATCGGGATCGGATTCTTCGACTCCTCCGTCTTGAGCGGCTCGGACGGGTACTGAATCGATGGCGTGATGATGCCGCGCATGAAATCCACGTCGGACACGCGAAGCGCGGCGATCTCAGCCACCCTCAGCCCAGCGAACGCGCCGAGCAGCACGACCGGCCGCAGCCCGTCTGGCATCGCGTCATACAGGGCCCACACCTGCTCGGTCGTCGCAACGTAGGGCCGCTGCTTGCCAGCCGGCGGAGACGTGCGTCGCGATGTCGGTGACTTCACGACGAGACCGTCGTGCACGGCATCCGTGAACAGCTGCGACAGCCTGGCGTGGATTGCGTAGACGTACGACGGCGCACGCCCTTCGCTTTGCAGTTCAGCCATCCACGACCGGATCTCCGATGGTCGGATCGACGAAAGCTTCCGGGCGCCGAACTTCGCCCGAATCAGCTTGATATGCGTGCGCGCCTGCCGGTAGGTCGATGGCCGCTTCGTGGCGTAGCCCTCGAGCCACGCATCGCACCACTCGCCTATCGTCGTTGCCGCTCGTCCTGGACTGATCCATGTCCCAGAGTCGATCTTCGCGAGCTCGGTGCGCTCCCACTCCTGGGCCGCATGCTTCGTGGCAAAGTGCTTCGCATGCTCGCGCCCGTCGGCATCCCTGTACCGGGCGCGCCACTTCCCGTCAGGACGACGCTTGATGCTCATCGCTCACTCGTCGATCTTGAAGTTCGTCAGATCGACACCAAGGTCTTCGAGCTTCTGTGCGACGGACTCCAGTTCCGCCTGCCGCTCGGCGAGAACGTCACCGCGCTCCGGATCCTCCTGCACCTTCTGCGCAAGGCTGTCGACCTCGTCGGTCAAGATGTCATGCTCCTTCAAGAGTCGCAGCATCGTACGGGCGAGGGTGAATGATGCAGCAACCGAGTTCGCTTTCGCCATTGCTGGGTCGGGTCGGTCGCGGTCTCCTCTGAATGGTGATGGCCAATACGTGATCCATTCAGCGAGGGCGCCAGCTCGCAAGTTCGCGACGGTCCCCTTCTGTCGGCCGTCGATTACTCGTACCCATCGCATAGGTTCCTCAACCGGCACCATGAGGACGACCGGCGGAACCTGGAGAGCGTACGCAATCGCCAGGATCTGATCGACCGTGACGTCCTTCTTTGACCCGCGCTCGATATTGGCGATCATCACCCGCGAGAGCTGCCCCCCGAGCGCGTCGCTTAGTTGCTGGGCGCTCATCCCGGCGAGCCTGCGGTATCGGGCCAAGCGTTTTCCAAGGCCATCCGATGGGTTCACACTCATGCGGACATGTTAGCCCCTAGTTGCTTCTGTTCGACAGCGCGTGTTATTGTTTCGCGCGTGAACAACTTGGTGCTCACGCGAACAATGAGGAGATGAGATGTCGAAGGGCAGGTTGCTGTTGGTCCCAGAGATCGCGGAGCGCATCAGACGTTCGGATCAGGCGACGAGGTGGCTTATTCACACAGGCGCGCTCGCGCCCACGGCTGTCGTCGGTGGCCGGCGTGTCATGGCTGAGGATGACCTCGAGGCGTGGATCGACGCTCAGTTCGCCAAGGAGTCCGCGTGAAGGATCCGACAGCTAAGGCAGCAGAACGGAACATCGAGTCTGCGGGCCTGAAGCACGCGCTGAT encodes the following:
- a CDS encoding RDD family protein, whose product is MSSSTPPRRFGDLAPSHYPGERLGLPESGPSSVGRAGRRILGLVIDWAIASLLSLAFAHYDSWATLGIFALLQYVFIPTIGGSIGHRLVGLRLVALNGKWAGLWRPLVRTVLLCVVIPAIVWDSDQRGFHDKVAGTVLIRT
- a CDS encoding DUF4191 domain-containing protein translates to MARKDSAATKEPGRIKQMWQVFQMTRRYDARAPWYMLGTLLLGAVIGVVLALTITGGNVFSIVLWILAGVLAGALGGILVLGRRAERAAYSQIEGQPGAVGAVLRSSLKRSWRGSEMPVAVNGRTRDAVYRAVGRGGIVLIGEGPQTRTRKMVDDEKRKIARIVPNVPINVFSVGPDADAVPLHKLAGRMAKIKVALTKPEVLAVDNRLNSLGTQMPIPKGVDPLKVRPQRAR
- the lpdA gene encoding dihydrolipoyl dehydrogenase; the encoded protein is MSEQNFDIVVLGGGSGGYAAALRASELGFSVALIEKDKVGGTCLHRGCIPTKALLHAAEVADYSRESSKFGVTTSFEGIDIAGVTTYREGIVAKKYKGLQGLVKARGITTVEGEGRLVAPKTVRVGDVDYVGKNIVLATGSYSRSLPGLEIGGRVITSEQALELDFVPKKVAVLGGGVIGVEFASVWKSFGAEVTIIEALPHLVPNEDESISKSLERAFRRRGIDFRLGIRFQGVTQNDDGVVVTLENGDTVDAELLLVAVGRGPVTAGLGYEEAGVTVDRGFVITDERLHTSVEGVYAVGDIVPGLQLAHRGFQQGIFVAEEIAGLSPIVVSDVNIPKVTYCDPEVASIGLSQAKAEAEYGAENVTSYDYSLAGNGKSEIIGTTGSIKVVRVNDGPVVGIHMIGARVGELIGEAQLAVNWEAYPEDIAPFIHAHPTQNEALGEAFLYLAGKPLHAL
- a CDS encoding 2-oxo acid dehydrogenase subunit E2, which produces MSESVSLPALGESVTEGTVTRWLKQVGDRVEVDEPLLEVSTDKVDTEIPSPVAGVIEQILVQEDETVEVGTPLVTIGDGSGAGAEAPAAEPQAEAEAPAAPAEQAAPATQEAPAAQEAPASQEAAPAQPVAAAEPAQAQVSPAAEVPSAAAETPEQAPAPAQVEQPPAAPAPAAPAPAAPAQVEQPPAAPAPAAPAPAATAPAAPAPVASAPAAPAPVASAPAAPAPAPAAQAPAASGSHAGSGYVTPIVRKLANEQGVDLAAVTGTGVGGRIRKQDVLSAGTAAPAAVAPASTKLETSPLRGTVQPMSRLRKVVADRAVVSLQNSAQLTTVVEVDVTKVAGLRTRVKGEFEKAAGTKLSFLPFFTLAAAEALKAYPVINATVDGDNIVYPDHENISIAVDTERGLLTPVVRDASGLTIAQLSQQISDLAQRTRDNKLKPDELAGGTFTVTNTGSRGALFDTPLVFLPQVAILGTGIVTKKPVVVQADGTDSIAIRSTVYLALSYDHRIVDGADAARFLVAVKNRLEEAAFDNDLGI
- a CDS encoding protein kinase — translated: MSRRTQPRTQRHARRRDPHPAAGDASAPATVRTQVGGYRLLRTLGSGTRSVCYLATGDDGQVVVKMRRNSDDSALDDASAEECHEVECLSALDDPHVVRILDVAVGADHPSCVVLERLDGPSLASWLRDRDFIDVAEAVTIGVSIVRAVAAVHRSGWTHGAVTATNILFDAAGCPVLIGFGGALRSTGQRMSADWGAAATVIESVVVGSEGATDAAIANVRGGLRALMAADSGERTAIANAEEALFALGPAGPVSTGRARSAEAGDRTVVPGVDRRRQSTAPTSAEGRESAAWRHGSHLVAAAMEQGIGAVLSDPLRRLLHGRRRAVVVGIGAAAALTALALFAMPGPPAGNAQTSAPTMAPAGTADSRAAPTPSARTSAGTTSARTGSPSTSTPPASASRESSPDDDPVKAAAALLKRRSTCFARSESGCLADVDQEGSPLLEADIALMARGGRPTDTPTEARLSLIESMGATSVIAVAPDDAETTKPASLLVIRTEAGWRLRAFFED
- the lipA gene encoding lipoyl synthase, with the translated sequence MTAAPEGRRMLRLEARNAETPIERKPEWIKTRARMGPEYTQLQNLVKSEQLHTVCQEAGCPNIYECWEDREATFLIGGSQCTRRCDFCQIDTGRPADFDADEPRRVGESVATMGLRYATVTGVARDDLPDEGAWLYAETIREIHRQAPGTGVEILVPDFSGRPEHLGQVFDAAPEVFAHNVETVPRLFKRIRPAFRYERSLDVITQGRDAGMITKSNLILGMGEERHEVSEALVHLRDAGTDILTITQYLRPSPRHLPVARWVRPEEFVEFKEEAEALGFLGVLAGPLVRSSYRAGRLWAQSMAAKGREIPAAMQALADASLGFAQAV
- the glnA gene encoding type I glutamate--ammonia ligase, which codes for MFSDSSEVLKFIKDTDVKFLDIRFTDLPGVQQHFNIPASTVDEEFFSVGQLFDGSSIRGFASIHESDMQLIPDVTTAYIDPFRAERTLIMVFDIFNPRNGEVYGKDPRQVAKKAEKYLASTGIADTAFFAPEAEFYIFDDVRYEVKQNGAFHIVDSEEAAWNSGRTEEGGNLGNKTPYKGGYFPVSPVDKTADLRDDISLKLIDAGLELERAHHEVGTGGQQEINYRFDTMVHAADDILKFKYIVKNTAEQWGKTATFMPKPLFGDNGSGMHTHQSLWNEGKPLFYDEAGYGGLSDLARWYIGGILKHAPALLAFTNPTVNSYHRLVPGFEAPVNLVYSAGNRSAAIRIPITGTNPKAKRIEFRAPDASGNPYLAFAAQLMAGIDGIRNRIEPHEPVDKDLYELPPEEAKSIPQVPGTLDAVLDALEADHDFLTAGNVFTPELIETWIDYKREKEIKPLAQRPHPFEFELYYGV
- a CDS encoding helix-turn-helix transcriptional regulator — encoded protein: MSVNPSDGLGKRLARYRRLAGMSAQQLSDALGGQLSRVMIANIERGSKKDVTVDQILAIAYALQVPPVVLMVPVEEPMRWVRVIDGRQKGTVANLRAGALAEWITYWPSPFRGDRDRPDPAMAKANSVAASFTLARTMLRLLKEHDILTDEVDSLAQKVQEDPERGDVLAERQAELESVAQKLEDLGVDLTNFKIDE
- a CDS encoding site-specific integrase; amino-acid sequence: MSIKRRPDGKWRARYRDADGREHAKHFATKHAAQEWERTELAKIDSGTWISPGRAATTIGEWCDAWLEGYATKRPSTYRQARTHIKLIRAKFGARKLSSIRPSEIRSWMAELQSEGRAPSYVYAIHARLSQLFTDAVHDGLVVKSPTSRRTSPPAGKQRPYVATTEQVWALYDAMPDGLRPVVLLGAFAGLRVAEIAALRVSDVDFMRGIITPSIQYPSEPLKTEESKNPIPIPHELALMLNRIPAEWGSSTLVVSEIGRPIAPYTIETHWIRARKTVEGLPDGFRIHDLRHYFASLLIAAGLDIKTVQARLRHASAKTTLDTYGHMWPDKDESARAAVADVLAARADSVRTSAASAQ
- the lipB gene encoding lipoyl(octanoyl) transferase LipB, whose product is MIDYVDTGLSANSVPYLVALDQQRAVHAAVVDGRAPDTVLLLEHESVYTAGKRTEPDERPADGTPVIDVDRGGKITWHGPGQLVGYPILRLPEPIDVVGYVRRLEGMLIDVLADLGVDSHRVEGRSGVWVSQEGPDAKIAAIGIRVASGVTMHGFALNCSNDLAPYDRIVACGIRDAGVTTISRELGRTVTPQDAAPVVRAHFDAVIGVVA